A genomic region of Dunckerocampus dactyliophorus isolate RoL2022-P2 chromosome 8, RoL_Ddac_1.1, whole genome shotgun sequence contains the following coding sequences:
- the LOC129186497 gene encoding cytochrome b-c1 complex subunit 1, mitochondrial, whose product MAASVCRVGSTVGRVLAKARSPILLSLRRGQASISYAQSLVGAPETRLTALDNGLRVASEETGHATCTVGLWISAGSRYESERNNGAGFFLEHMAFKGTKKHPQAALEQEVETMGAHLSAYTSREHTAYYMKTLAKDLPKAVELLSEVVQSCSLTEAEIEQQRGIVLRELEEVEGNLQEVCLDLLHATAFQGTPLGQSVLGPSNNARTFTRQDLVDYINSHYKAPRMVLSAAGGVNHEELVGLAKTHFSGVSFEYEGDAVPVLSPCRFTGSEIRMRDDALPLAHVAIAVEGAGAASPDIVPLMVANAIIGSYDLTYGGGKHLSSRLARLAVEENLCHSFQAFHSSYSDTGLLGIYFVTDKHHIDDMMHWSQNAWMNLCTTATESDVARGKNALKASLVGQLNGTTPICDDIGRHILNYGRRIPLAEWDARIDAVTPRMVRDVCSKYIYDKCPAVAAVGPVEQLPDYNRMRSAMYWLRF is encoded by the exons ATGGCGGCGTCCGTATGCCGAGTCGGGAGCACCGTGGGTCGTGTACTAGCCAAAGCCCGTAGT cccaTCCTGCTTTCTCTGAGGCGTGGACAAGCCTCAATCAGCTATGCCCAAAGTCTGGTGGGAGCCCCTGAAACTCGTCTGACTGCCCTGGATAATGGCCTGAGGGTCGCGTCTGAAGAGACGGGACATGCAACATGCACT GTCGGACTGTGGATCAGTGCTGGCAGTCGCTATGAGAGCGAAAGGAACAACGGGGCAGGCTTTTTCCTAGAGCACATGGCTTTTAAG GGAACCAAGAAGCATCCTCAGGCAGCCTTGGAGCAGGAGGTGGAGACTATGGGTGCCCACTTGAGTGCCTACACCTCCCGGGAGCACACTGCGTACTACATGAAGACCTTGGCTAAAGACCTGCCTAAAG CTGTGGAGCTGCTGTCAGAGGTGGTGCAGAGCTGCTCGCTCACTGAGGCGGAGATCGAGCAGCAGCGGGGCATTGTGCTACGTGAACTGGAGGAAGTAGAAGGCAACCTGCAGGAAGTTTGTCTGGACCTGCTGCATGCCACAGCCTTTCAGGGTACCCCTCTGGGTCAAAGTGTGCTGGGACCATCCAACAATGCCAG AACCTTTACTCGTCAGGACTTGGTGGATTACATCAACAGTCACTACAAGGCCCCACGCATGGTTCTGTCAGCTGCTGGAG GTGTTAATCACGAGGAGCTGGTTGGCTTGGCCAAAACTCACTTCAGTGGCGTGTCCTTTGAGTATGAGGGAgatgctgttcctgtgttgtcaCCCTGCAGGTTTACAGGAAGTGAG ATCCGCATGCGTGATGACGCACTTCCTCTGGCACACGTCGCCATCGCTGTGGAGGGGGCCGGTGCTGCCAGCCCAGATATTGTGCCTCTCATGGTGGCTAACGCAATCATTGGAAGCTATGACCTCACCTATGGTGGTGGAAAG CATCTGAGCAGCCGCCTGGCCCGCTTGGCAGTGGAGGAGAACTTGTGTCACAGCTTCCAGGCCTTCCACTCGTCTTACAGCGACACCGGCTTGCTGGGAATTTACTTTGTGACGGATAAGCACCACATTGATGATATGATGCACTGGTCCCAGAACGCTTG GATGAACCTGTGCACTACAGCCACTGAGAGTGATGTAGCAAGAGGCAAGAATGCTCTGAAGGCCAGCCTGGTAGGACAGCTCAACG GAACAACACCAATTTGTGATGACATTGGCAGGCACATTCTGAACTACGGACGCCGTATTCCTCTGGCTGAGTGGGACGCAAGGATTGAT GCCGTGACCCCCAGGATGGTACGCGATGTGTGCTCCAAGTACATCTACGACAAGTGTCCTGCTGTGGCTGCTGTCG GCCCCGTTGAGCAGCTTCCTGACTACAACAGAATGCGCAGTGCCATGTACTGGCTGAGGTTTTAA